GGTATGGCAGAACGTGCAAAGATGAGTGTATATATCGTTTTCGGTACGCTGTACACCATTATCATGTATCCGGTTGTTGCTCACTGGGTATGGGGCGGCGGCTGGTTGGCTGAGCTTGGTATGCAAGACTTTGCAGGTTCGACGGTTGTCCACTTGACAGGTGCAACTGCCGCACTGGTAGCTACCATCTTGTTGAAGCCGCGTATCGGAAAATATAACAAAGATGGTAAACCTAACATCATTCCAGGTCATAACCAAGTTTATTCGGTACTCGGTGTAATTATCCTTTGGATCGGTTGGTTCGGTTTCAACCCAGGTAGTACATTATCTGCCATGGGTGATGGATTCTTCGGTTATGTAGCATTGACTACAAACGTAGCTGCGGCTGCTGGTGGTGTTGCAGCACTGTTGATCTCATGGGCTGTATTGGGTAAATCTGATATTCCTAGCATGCTGAACGGGGTGCTTGCGGCACTCGTTGCCATCACAGGTGCTTGTGCTTTCGTTGAACCATGGGCAGCGCTGGTTATTGGTGCTCTGGCAGGTATTATCACATTCTTCACTGCTCAATTCTTTGAGCGTAAAGGAATTGATGATCCAATCTACGCCTTCTCTGTACACGGTATTGCCGGTATGTGGGGAGCGATCTCCACAGGTTTGTTTGCAACACCAGAACTTGCTGAGAATGCAGGCGTAGGTCAAGCGGGTCTGTTCTATGGTGGCGGTTTCCACCAACTGGGCGTTCAGCTTCTGGGTCTGGCAGGCGCATTTGCCTTCGTACTGATTATGTCCTTCATTATTCTCGGTGGTATGAAAGCTATCATGGGAATCCGTGTAACGGAAGAAGAAGAAACGATGGGTCTGGATTTAAGTGAGCATGGTACTTACGGGTACCCTGAACAAATGAAAAATGTAGAAACTAAATCCAATGGCGGTACGTTCAGCTCCTAAGAGGAATGATTGCTGAATCATGCTTCAAGGAGGCTGGACATGATGGAACCCATCCCGTATATAAATCAATCCTGGTCCTATCAGGGAATAGATGGTGCGGCATCTTCTCAAGAACTGCGCCAGGCACGTGTGATATTGCAGAATGAGCTCCAGGAACTGTTGTCCGCTTCCTTGTCGCCGATTGAATGGTACCAGACGGTAAATGAACTGCATGACAGGGTTGCTCGGC
This window of the Paenibacillus marchantiae genome carries:
- a CDS encoding ammonium transporter, translating into MRKKCLVSVLIMLTLLAFPVSAFAAAEGPTNIELQSGLNSAFTFLAVVLVFLMQGGFALLEAGSTRMKNAGHIAGKTILTLGISVIAFWALGFGLGFGNGNSFFGTTGFFLSGDGMAASFESLAFSDVPLTIKFVFHLAFAAVSLAIACGGMAERAKMSVYIVFGTLYTIIMYPVVAHWVWGGGWLAELGMQDFAGSTVVHLTGATAALVATILLKPRIGKYNKDGKPNIIPGHNQVYSVLGVIILWIGWFGFNPGSTLSAMGDGFFGYVALTTNVAAAAGGVAALLISWAVLGKSDIPSMLNGVLAALVAITGACAFVEPWAALVIGALAGIITFFTAQFFERKGIDDPIYAFSVHGIAGMWGAISTGLFATPELAENAGVGQAGLFYGGGFHQLGVQLLGLAGAFAFVLIMSFIILGGMKAIMGIRVTEEEETMGLDLSEHGTYGYPEQMKNVETKSNGGTFSS